The Impatiens glandulifera chromosome 8, dImpGla2.1, whole genome shotgun sequence genome includes a window with the following:
- the LOC124912836 gene encoding metalloendoproteinase 2-MMP-like, with translation MVKPRCNLPDLVNGTLIKRGVKLVRNPFNRSYFTYVGSKWEKFNLTWALRSGSPPEANLPISFALKTWADSSVFRFSKASLFEAADVKISFYSGIHYDNIPFEEDDLAHSFYPPRGELHFNADVTWVVDFRGSHCDTADIETIAFHELGV, from the coding sequence ATGGTGAAGCCAAGATGTAACTTACCTGATTTGGTCAATGGAACTCTCATCAAGCGTGGGGTGAAGTTAGTTCGGAACCCCTTTAACCGTTCATACTTCACGTATGTTGGATCAAAGTGGGAGAAGTTCAACCTAACGTGGGCTCTACGTTCCGGATCACCACCAGAAGCCAATTTGCCCATTTCTTTTGCACTTAAGACTTGGGCCGATAGCTCTGTGTTTCGTTTTAGTAAAGCTTCTTTATTTGAGGCTGCGGATgtgaaaataagtttttatagTGGAATCCACTATGATAATATCCCCTTCGAAGAGGACGATCTAGCTCACTCATTTTATCCGCCTCGGGGGGAGCTCCATTTCAACGCAGACGTTACTTGGGTGGTGGACTTTCGAGGGTCACATTGTGATACAGCCGACATCGAAACAATTGCTTTTCATGAGCTAGGAGTCTAG